Proteins from a genomic interval of Micromonospora sp. NBC_00389:
- a CDS encoding pentapeptide repeat-containing protein: MVWLPLWAHVGGLLVLSVAIAVGMGALLWWALGPPRLEPLPTAPGAAAWTVANTFDAMKIVLSVVAGVGAVVALTVAYRKQDQGEAAEHREDTKLYNERFGKAADQLGSDKAAVRLAGVHALAGLADDWREGRQTCIDVLCAYIRMPWPELPPPQEPAEAESPQPEDGTVAASVVTAREIAEERQVRHTIIRVIRDHLRPGKRGDVERWHGHQFDFAGAEFHGGNLSGIDIANGTTLDFDGTTLSGGSVNFHGATFSSGAVTFREATFSGGTVTFREATFSGGAVTFREATFSGGTVTFHGATFSGGTVDFHDATFSGGAALFREATFSGGAVDLHDATFSGGTVTFYEATFSGGTVDFHGATFSGGTVDFPYALFTGGTVDFRYARFSAGTVTFYEATFSDGTVDFHGATFSGGTVDFPYALFTGGTVHFHRATFSGGTVDFELVDEWSVPPIGLPTDSAAVRLGSQSGRAGEVAS, encoded by the coding sequence ATGGTCTGGTTGCCACTTTGGGCGCACGTCGGCGGGTTGCTGGTGCTGTCGGTCGCAATCGCGGTCGGGATGGGAGCGCTGCTGTGGTGGGCGCTGGGCCCTCCGAGGCTTGAGCCGTTGCCGACGGCGCCGGGTGCGGCGGCGTGGACGGTGGCGAACACGTTCGACGCGATGAAGATTGTGTTGTCGGTGGTGGCCGGGGTCGGCGCGGTGGTGGCATTGACGGTCGCGTATCGCAAGCAGGATCAGGGCGAGGCGGCCGAGCATCGGGAAGACACGAAGCTGTACAACGAACGCTTCGGCAAGGCCGCTGATCAGCTCGGCTCGGACAAGGCTGCCGTCCGGCTGGCGGGCGTGCATGCGCTCGCCGGCCTTGCGGATGATTGGCGCGAAGGTCGGCAGACGTGCATCGACGTGCTGTGCGCCTACATCCGGATGCCGTGGCCGGAACTGCCGCCGCCTCAGGAACCGGCCGAGGCGGAATCTCCGCAGCCCGAGGACGGCACGGTCGCCGCCTCGGTCGTGACCGCACGGGAGATCGCTGAGGAACGGCAGGTACGGCACACGATCATCCGTGTGATTCGTGACCATCTCCGGCCTGGGAAGCGGGGCGATGTTGAGCGATGGCACGGACACCAGTTCGACTTCGCCGGCGCCGAGTTTCATGGCGGCAATCTCAGCGGTATCGACATCGCCAACGGCACGACGCTCGACTTTGACGGCACGACGCTCTCCGGTGGCAGCGTCAACTTCCACGGCGCAACGTTCTCCAGCGGCGCGGTCACCTTCCGCGAGGCGACGTTCTCCGGCGGCACGGTCACCTTCCGCGAGGCGACGTTCTCCGGCGGCGCGGTCACCTTCCGCGAGGCGACGTTCTCCGGCGGCACGGTCACCTTCCACGGTGCGACGTTCTCCGGCGGCACGGTGGACTTCCACGACGCGACGTTCTCCGGCGGCGCGGCCCTCTTCCGCGAGGCGACGTTCTCCGGCGGCGCGGTCGACCTCCACGACGCGACGTTCTCCGGCGGCACGGTCACGTTCTACGAGGCGACGTTCTCCGGCGGCACGGTCGACTTCCACGGTGCGACGTTTTCTGGCGGCACGGTCGACTTCCCGTACGCGTTGTTCACTGGCGGCACGGTTGACTTCCGGTACGCGAGGTTCTCTGCCGGCACGGTCACGTTCTACGAGGCGACGTTCTCCGACGGCACGGTCGACTTCCACGGTGCGACGTTTTCTGGCGGCACGGTCGACTTCCCGTACGCGTTGTTCACTGGCGGCACGGTCCACTTCCACCGCGCGACGTTCTCTGGCGGCACGGTCGACTTCGAGCTCGTTGACGAATGGTCAGTGCCGCCGATCGGGCTGCCCACCGATAGCGCTGCGGTACGGCTAGGGTCCCAGAGCGGCAGGGCCGGCGAAGTCGCGAGTTAG